The Salvelinus namaycush isolate Seneca chromosome 38, SaNama_1.0, whole genome shotgun sequence genome includes a window with the following:
- the LOC120031998 gene encoding kelch domain-containing protein 10-like — MSSAEGDRSSEQLNKFEKLTVRPPVRVAGLHMPPARSGHRCVADNTNLYVFGGYNPDYDESGGQENEDYPLFRELWRYHFATGTWQQIRTEGYMPTELASMSAVLHGNNLLVFGGTGIPFGENNGNDVHVCNVKYKRWSLLNCRGKKPNRIYGQAMAIINSFLYVFGGTTGYIYSTDLHRLDLNTREWIHLKPNNPPDDLPEERYRHEIAHDRQRIYILGGGTSWTSYPLDKIHAYNLETNSWEEISTKPHDKIGYPAPRRCHSCVQIRNDVFLCGGYNGEVIVADLWKINLQTFQWTKLPAVMPEPAYFHCAAVTPAGCMYIHGGVVNIHENKRTGSLFKIWLVVPSLLELCWERLLKAHPQLAQLPTMQLLHLGLTQELIERLK; from the exons ATGTCGTCCGCAGAAGGCGATCGCAGTTCGGAACAACTGAATAAATTCGAGAAACTGACAGTGAGGCCTCCAGTCAGAGTAGCAG GCCTCCATATGCCCCCAGCTCGGAGCGGGCATCGCTGCGTGGCAGACAacaccaacctgtacgtgttcggGGGGTACAATCCGGACTATGATGAGTCGGGCGGCCAGGAGAACGAGGACTACCCGCTGTTCAGGGAGCTGTGGAGGTACCACTTTGCCACGGGCACCTGGCAGCAGATCCGTACAGAGGGCTACATGCCCACCGAGCTGGCCTCCATGTCAG CTGTTTTACATGGAAACAATCTGCTGGTGTTTGGTGGCACTGGGATTCCCTTTGGGGAAAACAACGGGAATGACGTCCACGTCTGCAACGTCAAGTACAAGCGGTGGTCGCTGCTCAACTGCCGAGGGAAGAAGCCCAACCGAATCTACGGACAG GCGATGGCCATCATTAACAGCTTCCTGTATGTATTTGGGGGAACAACGGGCTACATCTACAGCACAGACCTGCACAGACTGGACCTGAACACTAGAGAGTGGATCCACCTCAAACCCAACAACCCACCAGACGACCTGCCTGAGGAACG GTACAGACATGAAATAGCACACGACCGCCAGAGGATATACATCCTGGGAGGAGGGACCTCCTGGACCTCCTATCCTCTGGACAAG ATACATGCGTACAACCTGGAGACAAACTCCTGGGAGGAGATCTCAACCAAGCCTCATGATAAAATAG GGTACCCTGCTCCCAGGAGATGTCACAGCTGTGTGCAGATACGGAACG ATGTGTTTCTATGCGGAGGTTACAACGGTGAGGTCATAGTGGCTGATCTGTGGAAGATCAACCTACAGACGTTCCAGTGGACCAAGCTCCCAGCAGTGATGCCTGAGCCAGCCTATTTCCACTGTGCTGCTGTGACCCCG GCTGGCTGCATGTACATCCATGGTGGTGTGGTGAACATCCACGAGAACAAGCGGACTGGCTCCCTGTTTAAGATCTGGCTGGTGGTGCCCAGCCTGCTGGAGCTGTGCTGGGAGCGTCTGCTCAAGGCCCACCCCCAGCTGGCTCAGTTGCCCACCATGCAGCTCCTCCACCTGGGCCTCACACAGGAACTCATCGAGCGCTTGAAATAA